A genomic stretch from Bos mutus isolate GX-2022 chromosome 4, NWIPB_WYAK_1.1, whole genome shotgun sequence includes:
- the STRA8 gene encoding LOW QUALITY PROTEIN: stimulated by retinoic acid gene 8 protein homolog (The sequence of the model RefSeq protein was modified relative to this genomic sequence to represent the inferred CDS: inserted 2 bases in 1 codon), whose amino-acid sequence MLHCFFHCLHLIGPPPRILIGCGPRDTLRLVRAPVLKSGPVGRHCVWHVRLVTHCHHWHGFPRPVCPGVHLPARGQAKPSTLQLLMETARKGGNAGRRMMPRVLQELEQRVARRRLSQARHRATLSGLFGNLRKAVYSHSDLTASKVTQSDCKVGMGWLCCEDTGDRPRPEGWKVLASQAWGLGSLSAPDFAPEVGWLWARKGASVSTKPTLWRGGWLLRTVCLCPQWQVLNKAKNHIQELEQTLDNLLKLKGSFNLEDGNANSLEEAKKKYASMYSRNPSLVSNKVHWKGSDTWCSIEAAGKDVEEEEEEEEEEEDQEEEEEDEEVEEEQEKKVELSRSSVTLLPDLLEFERYLNFYKRTMDFLIRNEFISSNEVTLPIVSAAISHLWQTFSEERKTFILQALERTQKGLVGSCPEPACPEGSVKDSGVDSQGASCSLISTPEEILFEDAFDVASFLDKSEAPGTSSPSSSLAVCNSKNPEDKFQLYVQIVDFFKDFCCVDTHVLQEPDLPVNDEMIMLRCXETFDDEDL is encoded by the exons ATGTTACACTGTTTCTTCCACTGCCTGCACCTCATTGGTCCACCACCGCGCATCCTCATTGGCTGTGGGCCCAGGGACACACTGCGATTGGTCCGCGCGCCTGTGCTGAAGTCGGGCCCAGTGGGAAGACACTGTGTTTGGCATGTGAGGCTGGTGACCCACTGCCACCACTGGCATGGTTTCCCGCGGCCCGTGTGCCCAGGTGTTCATCTCCCTGCGAGG GGCCAAGCCAAGCCTAGCACCTTGCAGCTTCTCATGGAGACTGCAAGAAAAGGCGGCAACGCCGGCAGAAGAATGATGCCCCGGGTCCTCCAGGAGCTGGAGCAGCGGGTGGCCCGCAGACGCCTGTCCCAGGCCCGCCACCGAGCCACCCTGTCAGGGCTCTTCGGCAACCTCAGGAAGGCTGTTTACTCCCACTCTGATCTCACAGCCTCAAAG GTGACGCAGTCAGACTGCAAGGTGGGCATGGGGTGGCTGTGCTGCGAGGACACAGGTGACCGTCCTAGACCAGAGGGATGGAAAGTCCTCGCCTCCCAAGCCTGGGGTTTGGGCAGCCTGTCGGCCCCAG ACTTCGCACCCGAGGTGGGGTGGCTCTGGGCCAGGAAAGGGGCTTCTGTGTCCACAAAACCAACTCTGTGGCGGGGAGGCTGGCTTCTCCGCACTGTCTGTCTCTGTCCTCAGTGGCAAGTTTTGAATAAGGCGAAGAATCATATTCAGGAACTGGAACAAACTTTGGATAatctgctgaagctgaaag GATCTTTCAACCTGGAGGATGGGAATGCAAACAGCTTAGAGGAGGCCAAGAAAAAATATGCCAGCATGTACTCCAGAAACCCCAG TCTGGTGTCAAATAAAGTTCATTGGAAAGGCTCAGACACTTGGTGCTCCATCGAGGCAGCCGGGAAGGATgttgaggaggaagaagaagaggaggaggaggaggaagaccaagaagaggaggaagaggatgaggaggtggaggaggaacaGGAGAAAAAAGTGGAGCTCTCACGCTCCTCCGTCACTCTGCTGCCAGACCTGTTGGAATTTGAACG ATACCTCAACTTTTACAAGAGGACGATGGACTTTCTGATCAGGAACGAGTTCATCTCCTCCAATGAGGTGACACTCCCCATCGTGTCCGCGGCCATCTCCCATCTGTGGCAGACCTTCTCGGAGGAGAGGAAGACCTTCATCTTGCAGGCCTTGGAGCGGACACAGAAGGGCCTCGTGGGGTCCTGTCCAGAGCCGGCCTGCCCCGAGGGCAGCGTGAAGGACAGCGGGGTTGACAGCCAGGGGGCCAGCTGCTCGCTGATCTCCACCCCTGAGGAG ATCCTTTTTGAAGATGCCTTCGATGTGGCAAGTTTCCTGGACAAAAGTGAAGCTCCAGGCACATCTAGCCCCAG TTCCTCGCTGGCTGTCTGCAACTCAAAAAATCCCGAGGACAAGTTTCAGCTCTACGTGCAGATCGTCGATTTTTTCAAAGACTTTTGCTGTGTTGACACTCA TGTTTTGCAAGAACCGGACCTTCCTGTCAACGATGAGATGATAATGTTGAGGTG AGAGACGTTTGATGATGAAGATCTGTGA